The segment GTAACGGTAGTCGAGCTCCAGCTGGGTGTAGCGTTGGTTCATCTGCTCGTTGATGGCGTGCAGCTCGGAGCTCAGCTTGTCGGAGCCCACCAAACTCACGTACTGGTCGCCGGCCTTGTGGTTCTGGTCGGTGCGGCCCACCATGTCCATGTTCAAATCCACGATGGTACGCTCCAGCGGAATAACCGGGTTGTCGGTGTAAAACTCCGAGCCGAACAAACCTTCTTCCTCACCCGTCACGGCCAGGAACAGGATGCTGCGCCGCGGGCCGTGGCCTTCGGCTTTGGCCTTGGTGAAAGCCTCGGCCTGCTCCAGCACCGACACCGTGCCCGAGCCGTCGTCGTCGGCCCCGTTGAAGACCTTGCCGTCCCGGATGCCCAGGTGGTCGTAGTGGGCCGACATGACCAGCACTTCCTCTTTTTTATCGGAGCCCTCCAGAAAGCCCATGACGTTTTCGGTCGCAAACGTTTCGGACTTGCGCGGGGCCCGCACCAGCAGTTTGCCGGGCTTAAAGGGCGACTTCACCGGCTTGCCGGCCGCTGCCACGGCCGCCTGGTACTTGGCTACCCCTTCGGCCGAGGTGCCCAGCAGCTCGTAGCCCACCGGCGTCGAGACGAAAAACGTGGCCGCCCGCGGGGGCTGCAGCCCTTTGGCCTGCCCCAGCATGCTCATCCGCGGCTGACTCAGATAGGGCTTAAAGCGGGTCAGGCTCTGGGTGAACTTGGCCGCGTCGGGGTTGATGAAAAACACGCTGCGGGCGCCTTTCTGGGTGGCCAGGGCGGTTTTGGCCCGGGAATCGGTGCTCCACTTGCTCGGGCCGCTGCCGGCGTCGAGCAGGGGCTTGCCGTCTTTCAGGGGCTCCCCGAGCAGCACCACAATGTCCTTGCCCGTCACGTCGAGGCCGGCGTAGTCGGAGTAGGCGCCCTGCTCGATGCCGTAACCCACGAAGACGGGCTGCAGCGCGGTTTCCTGCCCAAACGGCGAGTCACTGGTCGAGAAGTAGTCTTCCAGCCACTGGTACTGCTTTTTGCCCAGCTGCAGCTTCATGTTGGGCAAGTCCCAGCGGCTGCGCTCCAGGGTAAAGTGCTGGATAAACGGGTTGTCGGAATTGGGCACGGGCCCGGTCAGGCCCAGGGCCTGAAACTGCTCGGCCAGGTACTGGGCGGCCATTTTCTGACCTTTCTCGCCGGTTTCGCGGCCTTCGTAGGCATCCGAAGCCAGTACCGTGAGGTGCTTGCGCAGGTCCTCGGCCGTGATGGTGTTGGCGTAGGTCACCGACCAATCGGTGGGGGCAGCTTCCGGCGCGGGAGCCGGGGCCTCGGCCTTCACTTTGGTTTTGACCTTGGTTTTTTGGGCCACGGCCGGGGTGCCGGCGCCGGCCAGGGCCGCCGCGAGCAGCAGGCCGGAAAGAAATGGTTTTGTCATATCGGCCCCAAAGGTAGGGGAACCAGCAAGCCGCCGTAGCGCGCCCGCAAAACAAAATGGCTGACTGCCGGGCCCGGAAAGAGCGGCGGCAATCAGCCATTCAATAATCAGCCAGGAACAATCAGCCTACGGCTTGTTCGAGTCGACCACGATGCGCTGCTCGCGGTTGGCCAGCTCCCAGGCGGTGTAGAACACGAGGCGGGCCCGCTTTTCCATCTTCGGAAACTCAATCTTCTCTACTTCGTCGCCCGGGCCGTGGTAGTCGTCGTGCACGCCGTTGAAGAAAAAGGCCACCGGAATCTTGTGCTTGGCGAAGTTATAGTGGTCGGAGCGGTAGTAGAAGCGGTTCGGGTCTTCGGGGTCGTTGTACTTGTAGTCGAGCCCAATCTGGGTGTACTTCTGGTTGGCTTCCTCGTTGATGCGGTGCAGCTCAGAGGACAGCTTGTCGGAGCCGATGACGTAGATATAGTCGCCCTTGCCTTCGTGCTCCTTGTCGGTGCGGCCCACCATGTCGATGTTGAGGTCGGCAATGGTGCGCTCCAGCGGGAAAATGGGGTGGTCGGTGTAGTACTCCGAGCCCAGCAGGCCCTTTTCCTCCCCGGTTACGGTCAAGAACAGGATGCTGCGGCGCGAGGGGTGGCCTTCGGCTTTGGCCTTGGTGAAGGCCTGGGCCAACTCCAGCACCGATACCGTGCCCGAGCCGTCGTCGTCGGCCCCGTTGTGCACCTGCCCGCCAATGATGCCGATATGGTCGAAGTGGGCCGACACGACCAGGATTTCGTCCTTTTTGTCGGTGCCTTCCAGAAAGCCCAGCACGTTTTCGGTCGTAAACTGGCTTTTCTTCTTGGGGGCTTTAATGGTAATCTTAACGGGCTTGAAGGCGTTGGCCACCGGTTTGCCGGCTTTGCTCACGCTGCCCTGATACTTGGTCAGGTTGGCGGCCGTGGTGCCCAGCATCTTGTAGGCCACCGCCGGCGAGACGAAGAAGGCCGCGCGGGCCGTTTCCTTGCTGTCGAGGAAGCTAACCGTGGGCCGGCTCATGTAGGGCGTCATGCGGGCCACCGACTTGGCGAAGCCGCCGGGCGTGGCGTCCACGAAAAATACGCTGCGGGCGCCTTTCTCGGCGGCTTTGGTGGCCTTGGCCCGGAAGTCCATGCCCCACTTGCTGCCCTGCCCGTCTTTGCCCAGCAGGGGCTTGCCCTCGCCGTTCATGGGCTCCCCGAGCAGCACAATGACGTCCTTGCCCTTCACGTCGAGGCCGGTGTAATCGGAGTAGCCGTCCTGCTCAATGCCGTAGCCGGCAAACACGGGCTGCACGCTCGTTTCGGTCTGGAACGGGGAGCTGCCGTAGGCGTAAAAGTCGGTCAGCCACTTGTAGGTTTGCCCGCCCACTTTCAGCGTCGCGTCGCCGGTCCAGACGGAGCGCTCCATCGTGAAGTGCTGCAGGTAGGGGTTGTCGGAGCCTTGCACGGGCCCGGTCAGGCCCAGGCTCTTAAACTGGTTGGCAATGTAGTCGGCGGCCATTTTCTGGCCTTTCTCGCCGGTTTCGCGGCCCTCGTAGGCATCCGAAGCCAGCACGGTGAGGTGCTCGCGCAGGTCGGCCTGGGTGATGCTGCTGCCATACACGAAAGCCCAGTCGGCTTCCTGCGGGGGCAGCTTGGGGGCCGGCGGCACTATCTCGGCGGGCGTGGTAGCGGCCGGGCTTTCGGTCTTGCCGCGCTTGGTCTTGACTTTCACTTTCTCCGGCGCCTGCTGGGCCACGGCACTCGTAGCGCAGCACGCCGCCAGCAGCAACGTGTAAAGGGAGGTTTTCTTCATATAAAGGTGAGGTGGTGAGATTGTGAACTGGTGAGTTGTCGTGCGGGTAGTGTGGTTTGCGCAAGGCGAACCTAACAACTCACCAGTTCACAATCTCACCATTTCACCGCTAGGGTTGCATGATCAGGACGCTGGCGTAGGCGGCCACGCCTTCGCGCTTGCCCACGAAGCCGAGCTTTTCGGTGGTGGTGGCCTTGATGGAAATGTCTTCCGCGGGAATTTGCATCACCTCGGCCAGCACTTGCTGCATTTGGGCAATGTGGGGATTCACCTTGGGCGCCTCCAGGCAGATGGTGGAGTCGATGTTGCCAATGCTGTAGCCCCGCTCGCGCAGCAGGCGCATCACCTCGGCCAGCAGCCGCTTGCTGTCGATGCCCTTGTACTGCGGGTCGGTGTCGGGGAAGTGGAAGCCAATGTCGCGCAGGTTGGCCGCGCCCAGCAGCGCGTCGCAGATAACGTGAATGAGCACGTCGGCGTCGGAATGGCCCAGGGCGCCGTGGGTGTGGGGCACCTGAATGCCACCGAGCCAGAAAGGCAGCCCTTCCTGGAGCTGGTGCACGTCGTAGCCGAAGCCAGTGCGGATTTTCATACGATAGGGAAGATGGGTAAGCGGGGAAACAGACGCCCCAAGGTACGAAATGGTGAAATGGTGAATGAGCGAATGAGTGAAGTAGCCTACGGCGCAGGGCCGCGCCAATCGAATACTTCACTCATTCTCCAGTTCACTCATTCACGGATTTCAGAAATATAGTTGCCGGCGCATAAAGTATTCCGGCTACTCGTTCGTCA is part of the Hymenobacter chitinivorans DSM 11115 genome and harbors:
- a CDS encoding M28 family peptidase, translated to MTKPFLSGLLLAAALAGAGTPAVAQKTKVKTKVKAEAPAPAPEAAPTDWSVTYANTITAEDLRKHLTVLASDAYEGRETGEKGQKMAAQYLAEQFQALGLTGPVPNSDNPFIQHFTLERSRWDLPNMKLQLGKKQYQWLEDYFSTSDSPFGQETALQPVFVGYGIEQGAYSDYAGLDVTGKDIVVLLGEPLKDGKPLLDAGSGPSKWSTDSRAKTALATQKGARSVFFINPDAAKFTQSLTRFKPYLSQPRMSMLGQAKGLQPPRAATFFVSTPVGYELLGTSAEGVAKYQAAVAAAGKPVKSPFKPGKLLVRAPRKSETFATENVMGFLEGSDKKEEVLVMSAHYDHLGIRDGKVFNGADDDGSGTVSVLEQAEAFTKAKAEGHGPRRSILFLAVTGEEEGLFGSEFYTDNPVIPLERTIVDLNMDMVGRTDQNHKAGDQYVSLVGSDKLSSELHAINEQMNQRYTQLELDYRYNDPKDPERVYYRSDHYNFAKHKIPVIFYTTGDHADYHQETDEVDKIEFPLMTKRNHLVFHTAWELANREQRIVVDSNKP
- a CDS encoding M28 family peptidase; its protein translation is MKKTSLYTLLLAACCATSAVAQQAPEKVKVKTKRGKTESPAATTPAEIVPPAPKLPPQEADWAFVYGSSITQADLREHLTVLASDAYEGRETGEKGQKMAADYIANQFKSLGLTGPVQGSDNPYLQHFTMERSVWTGDATLKVGGQTYKWLTDFYAYGSSPFQTETSVQPVFAGYGIEQDGYSDYTGLDVKGKDVIVLLGEPMNGEGKPLLGKDGQGSKWGMDFRAKATKAAEKGARSVFFVDATPGGFAKSVARMTPYMSRPTVSFLDSKETARAAFFVSPAVAYKMLGTTAANLTKYQGSVSKAGKPVANAFKPVKITIKAPKKKSQFTTENVLGFLEGTDKKDEILVVSAHFDHIGIIGGQVHNGADDDGSGTVSVLELAQAFTKAKAEGHPSRRSILFLTVTGEEKGLLGSEYYTDHPIFPLERTIADLNIDMVGRTDKEHEGKGDYIYVIGSDKLSSELHRINEEANQKYTQIGLDYKYNDPEDPNRFYYRSDHYNFAKHKIPVAFFFNGVHDDYHGPGDEVEKIEFPKMEKRARLVFYTAWELANREQRIVVDSNKP
- the ispF gene encoding 2-C-methyl-D-erythritol 2,4-cyclodiphosphate synthase — translated: MKIRTGFGYDVHQLQEGLPFWLGGIQVPHTHGALGHSDADVLIHVICDALLGAANLRDIGFHFPDTDPQYKGIDSKRLLAEVMRLLRERGYSIGNIDSTICLEAPKVNPHIAQMQQVLAEVMQIPAEDISIKATTTEKLGFVGKREGVAAYASVLIMQP